The Zygosaccharomyces rouxii strain CBS732 chromosome G complete sequence genome contains a region encoding:
- a CDS encoding homocysteine S-methyltransferase family protein (similar to uniprot|Q12525 Saccharomyces cerevisiae YLL062C MHT1 S-methylmethionine-homocysteine methyltransferase) gives MRQQLLEVLRDTDRVLVMDGGQGTELENRGMNISGPIWSTVPFTKEEFWNFDQPYTDRDVVNSMFKAYVDAGAQLLSTVTYQTSYKTICAHTDIHTRTQYDQLLDRIVGFCRRCIGDDHYLVGSIGPYAAHVGAEYTGDYGPKPEEIDYWQYFEPQVANFNRNETIDIIGLETVPNVHELKSILSWDETKISKPFYVSLCVGDDGNLRDGTPLEQLVPLFANRSNKNLLLVGINCCSLSVSSQALSHLNEILASTPMGLLVYPNSGEIYDHKTQTWSRPTGLDSHRLSWPSLVQEYRKFGARAIGGCCRTTPLDIQEICKVVDRN, from the coding sequence ATGCGTCAGCAGTTGCTCGAGGTTTTAAGAGATACTGATAGAGTTCTAGTTATGGATGGTGGTCAAGGGACCGAGTTGGAGAACAGAGGTATGAACATCAGTGGTCCCATTTGGTCAACAGTCCCGTTTACTAAGGAAGAATTCTGGAATTTTGATCAACCCTATACTGATAGAGATGTTGTGAATTCTATGTTTAAGGCCTATGTTGATGCAGGTGCTCAATTGCTATCTACAGTGACCTACCAGACGAGTTACAAGACTATCTGTGCTCATACAGATATCCACACGAGGACACAGTACGATCAACTACTGGACAGAATTGTTGGATTTTGTCGTCGCTGCATTGGGGATGATCATTATTTAGTCGGTAGTATCGGACCCTATGCTGCACATGTGGGGGCAGAATATACAGGTGATTACGGTCCGAAACCTGAGGAAATCGACTACTGGCAGTATTTCGAGCCACAGGTGGCTAACTTCAATCGTAATGAAACCATCGACATTATAGGACTAGAAACGGTCCCAAACGTGCatgaattaaaatcaatctTATCGTGGGACGAAACCAAGATCAGTAAACCATTTTATGTGAGTCTTTGCGTGGGTGATGACGGTAACCTACGTGATGGTACTCCATTAGAGCAACTAGTGCCGTTGTTTGCAAACAGATCCAATAAGAATCTGCTGCTCGTGGGGATCAATTGCTGTAGTTTATCCGTATCATCGCAAGCACTATCCCATCTTAACGAAATTTTGGCATCAACACCAATGGGTCTACTGGTATACCCAAACAGCGGTGAGATTTATGATCACAAGACTCAGACGTGGTCCAGGCCAACAGGCTTAGATTCTCATAGGTTGTCATGGCCATCGCTAGTACAAGAGTATAGGAAATTTGGAGCCCGCGCTATCGGTGGATGCTGCAGAACAACTCCATTAGAcattcaagaaatctgtAAAGTTGTAGACCGCAATTAG
- the VAN1 gene encoding Van1p (similar to uniprot|P23642 Saccharomyces cerevisiae YML115C VAN1 Mannosyltransferase with a role in protein N-glycosylation) encodes MAAFWSLKKKLKKADDDDDGYKLPTSHSKLSPKGKRSSWQNRKIVSWVIITVMVLILYKAFSGVVRGGREVMKTVGSNTSSNDGQVLEEDAYYDYDFEDIDPKVIEKFDGGVQHYLITQFGNDVLTPQDGEVFEREQKMLLSSTVESYDLSMFRGSANGAANGEHVLLCVPLRDAEKVLPLMFKHLMNLTYPHELIDLAFLVSDCTEDDKTLDALIAYSRQLQSGTLSQVFADMDQAAAEAEQASKGTEKLYLKYMNPDYLETVKESFSPPFHENYDKPFRSVQVFQKDFGQMIGQGFSDRHAVKVQGIRRKLMGRARNWLTANALKPYHSWVYWRDADVELCPGSVIEDLMSKDYDVAVPNVWRPLPQFLDGEQPYDLNSWMESGEALNLAKTLDEDDVIVEGYAEYPTYRVHLAYIRDPTQDPNEILDLDGVGGVSILAKAELFRRGIQFPAFTFENHAETEGFGKMAKKMGYRVGGLPHYTLWHIYEPSDDDLREIANKERESRRE; translated from the coding sequence ATGGCAGCATTTTGGagtttaaagaagaagctaaagaaagctgatgatgatgatgatggttATAAATTACCTACATCACATTCTAAATTGAGCCCGAAGGGTAAAAGATCAAGCTGGCAGAATAGAAAGATAGTATCATGGGTAATAATCACCGTTATGGTTTTAATACTATATAAAGCGTTCTCAGGTGTTGTTCGAGGTGGTAGAGAAGTTATGAAAACGGTCGGCAGTAATACTTCAAGTAACGATGGACaagttttggaagaagatgcgTACTACGATTacgattttgaagatattgatCCCAAAGTTATTGAAAAGTTTGACGGAGGTGTTCAACACTATCTAATCACACaatttggtaatgatgTGCTAACCCCACAAGATGGTGAAGTTTTCGAAAGAGAGCAAAAAATGCTATTGTCATCCACAGTGGAAAGTTACGATCTAAGTATGTTCAGAGGATCTGCCAATGGTGCAGCCAATGGTGAACACGTTTTGTTATGTGTTCCGTTGAGAGATGCTGAAAAAGTATTACCGTTAATGTTCAAacatttgatgaatttgaccTATCCACACGAACTGATAGATTTAGCATTTTTGGTTAGTGATTGTACTGAAGACGATAAAACTTTAGATGCCTTGATTGCCTATTCACGTCAGTTGCAAAGCGGTACGCTTTCACAGGTATTTGCGGATATGGATCAAGCTGCGGCAGAGGCTGAACAAGCAAGTAAAGGAACGGAGAAGttatatttgaaatatatGAATCCAGATTATTTGGAAACCGTGAAAGAATCATTTAGTCCACCATTCCATGAAAATTACGATAAACCTTTCAGATCAGTGCaggtttttcaaaaggatTTCGGTCAAATGATTGGTCAAGGTTTCAGCGATAGACACGCAGTCAAGGTACAGGGtattagaagaaaattaaTGGGTAGAGcaagaaattggttaacTGCAAATGCTTTAAAACCTTATCATTCCTGGGTTTACTGGAGAGATGCAGACGTTGAATTATGTCCAGGGTCTGTTATTGAAGATTTAATGTCAAAGGATTATGATGTTGCTGTGCCAAACGTTTGGAGACCATTGCCACAATTTTTGGACGGTGAACAACCATACGACTTGAATTCATGGATGGAATCTGGCGAGGCCCTTAATTTGGCGAAGACtttagatgaagacgaCGTTATTGTGGAAGGTTATGCTGAGTATCCCACTTATAGAGTCCATCTGGCTTATATCCGTGACCCAACACAAGATCCTAACGAGATTTTAGACTTAGATGGTGTCGGTGGTGTTTCCATCTTGGCAAAGGCGGAATTGTTTAGACGTGGTATTCAATTCCCAGCAtttacttttgaaaatcaTGCAGAAACGGAAGGTTTTGGTAAGATGGCCAAGAAGATGGGATATAGAGTTGGGGGTCTGCCACATTATACATTATGGCATATCTACGAGCCTAGCGATGATGATCTAAGGGAAATTGCCAATAAGGAAAGGGAAAGCAGAAGGgaatga